One part of the Maritimibacter sp. DP1N21-5 genome encodes these proteins:
- a CDS encoding aspartate carbamoyltransferase catalytic subunit, whose amino-acid sequence MTFRHRHLLGIEPLHPAEITTVLDLADRYVDLSRSPHKRSDALAGLTQINMFFENSTRTQASFEIAGKRLGADVMNMAMQASSIKKGETLIDTALTLNAMRPDLLVVRHPHSGAVNLLASKVNCAVLNAGDGKHEHPTQALLDALTIRRAKGRLHRLTIAICGDIAHSRVARSNLILLGKMENRVRLVGPPTLMPSQIGAFGVEVYDDMAKGLEGADVVMMLRLQKERMDGGFIPSEREYYHRYGLDAEKLAHAKPDAIVMHPGPMNRGVEIDGTIADDINRSVIQEQVEMGVAVRMAAMDLLARNLRSERVSDTEGTMV is encoded by the coding sequence ATGACATTTCGCCACCGTCACCTTTTGGGGATCGAACCGCTCCACCCTGCGGAAATCACGACCGTTCTCGACCTCGCCGACCGCTATGTCGACCTCTCACGTTCTCCGCACAAACGCTCCGACGCGCTCGCGGGGCTGACCCAGATCAACATGTTCTTCGAGAACTCGACCCGCACGCAGGCTTCGTTCGAGATCGCGGGCAAGCGGCTCGGTGCGGATGTGATGAACATGGCAATGCAGGCGTCCTCGATCAAAAAGGGCGAGACGTTGATCGACACCGCCCTCACGCTCAACGCCATGCGCCCGGACCTTCTGGTGGTCCGCCACCCCCATTCGGGCGCAGTGAACCTGCTCGCGTCCAAGGTGAACTGCGCGGTGCTGAACGCCGGTGACGGCAAGCACGAACACCCGACGCAGGCGCTTCTGGACGCGCTGACGATCCGGCGCGCCAAGGGGCGGCTTCATCGCCTGACCATCGCGATCTGCGGTGACATCGCCCACAGCCGCGTGGCACGATCGAACCTGATCCTTCTGGGCAAGATGGAAAATCGCGTGCGGCTCGTCGGTCCCCCGACCCTGATGCCCAGCCAGATCGGCGCGTTCGGCGTCGAAGTCTATGACGACATGGCCAAGGGGCTGGAAGGCGCCGACGTCGTCATGATGCTGAGGCTCCAGAAGGAACGCATGGACGGCGGCTTCATCCCCTCCGAGCGCGAATACTACCACCGCTACGGCCTTGATGCCGAGAAACTGGCCCATGCCAAGCCCGACGCCATCGTCATGCACCCGGGCCCGATGAACCGCGGCGTGGAGATCGACGGGACCATCGCCGACGACATCAACCGCTCCGTCATTCAGGAGCAGGTCGAAATGGGTGTCGCCGTTCGCATGGCCGCGATGGACCTCCTGGCCCGCAACCTGCGTTCCGAACGTGTATCAGACACGGAAGGAACCATGGTATGA
- a CDS encoding uracil-DNA glycosylase family protein gives MESALDWHQAKALLDWYVELGVTDTVGDAPINRYELEAQAPKHLRVSAAVAPAQDVAPEPQRVDWVAEARRVAASVDNLETLAQAMQDFEGCELKRGARNFVFADGMPAARVMVVGDAPGPEEDRDARPFVGREGTLFDAMFAAIGLKRDVPDAEAALYALPVIPYRTPSDRVTHDGELEMFRPFLARHVFLADPDVIVAMGSVAARALTGASGIKRARGRWATFEGKPVMPMFHPRELLRAPQDKKAAWADLLEVQARLRSGA, from the coding sequence ATGGAATCGGCACTCGATTGGCATCAGGCGAAAGCCCTCCTCGATTGGTATGTCGAGCTTGGCGTCACCGACACGGTGGGCGACGCACCGATCAACCGTTATGAACTGGAGGCGCAGGCGCCCAAACACCTGCGCGTGTCCGCCGCGGTGGCCCCAGCGCAGGACGTGGCGCCCGAACCTCAACGTGTCGATTGGGTGGCCGAGGCCCGGCGGGTCGCGGCCTCGGTCGACAACCTCGAGACGCTGGCGCAGGCGATGCAGGATTTCGAGGGCTGCGAACTCAAACGAGGCGCCCGGAATTTCGTCTTTGCGGACGGCATGCCCGCCGCCCGCGTCATGGTGGTTGGCGATGCTCCGGGGCCGGAGGAAGACCGCGACGCGCGGCCCTTCGTCGGCCGGGAGGGCACGCTTTTCGATGCCATGTTCGCGGCCATCGGTCTGAAGCGCGACGTGCCGGATGCCGAGGCTGCGCTCTATGCGCTGCCCGTGATCCCCTACCGCACGCCATCGGACCGCGTGACCCATGACGGGGAGCTCGAGATGTTCCGCCCTTTTCTCGCCCGACATGTGTTCCTCGCGGACCCGGATGTGATCGTGGCCATGGGGTCCGTGGCCGCGAGGGCGCTGACCGGGGCGTCGGGCATCAAGCGGGCCCGAGGGCGCTGGGCCACGTTTGAGGGCAAGCCGGTGATGCCGATGTTCCATCCGCGCGAGTTGCTCCGGGCACCGCAGGACAAGAAGGCCGCCTGGGCCGATCTGCTCGAGGTGCAGGCCCGGCTCAGGAGCGGCGCATGA
- a CDS encoding efflux RND transporter permease subunit — protein sequence MARFRTSGAAGGILSYFARHATVANLLFVGLLAVGLMAMPQLRAQFFPDVIEDDIRIDISWEGAGAEDVDAGIVQVIEPALLAVEGVAESDSRAREGSARIRLTFEPNYDMAQALDDVKAAVDGVTNLPDNADEPSVTRGGWSDRVTDVVITGPVGVDQLARFADEMVARLFAEGVTRTTINGVVAPQTVVEVTTASLMRNDVTLTEIAQAIAGEADAAPAGNVGDGTARIRAGVAKRSAEEIEAIVLRSDLEGNALTIGDVAEVRVEGIDRGRTFFVGADPAVTISVARSAQGDAIGIQRTVEDVAAVLRPMLPEGMGIDLIRTRAEMITDRLQILLENGAQGLVLVLITLFLFLNARTAFWVAAGIPVSMLTAVALMYAFGLTLNMISLFALIITLGIVVDDAIVVGEHADFRARRRGETPIEASENAARRMFLPVFSSTLTTVIAFFGLTMIDGRFGEFIQDVPFTVIAVLLASLMECFLILPNHMAHALAHVNKEHWYDWPSRQVNKGFRWFRERVFRPFMEMVVTARYAVLAGAVLILSTQVALYIRGDVPFRFFSAPEQGTVTGNFAMVNGATRDDTLAMLQTLQASIADVGEALEAEHGVAPFTYVLTEIGGSSGRGLASAEDKDEDLLGSVTIELIDADLRPYTSFDIVSALTDGLPQSSLLEEFTFRGGRWGPGGDAIDVQLMGADAEVLKAAAEALKTALGDFSEVSALEDSLAYDKEELVLELSPQGQALGFTIDDVGGELRNRLSGIEAATYPDGMRSATIRVQLPDDELTRAFLEKSQMRTPEGSYVALADVVSISSRSGFSTVNRENGLRVVSVSGDLDESDGERASQIELAMEDTILPQIAEDFGVEYRLSGMSEQEDQFLTSAMSGFVLCLVGIFIVLAWIFSSWTRPLVVMAIIPFGLVGAIYGHYHWDLALSMFSIVGLIGMVGIIINDSIVLVSTVDEYATERGMRHAIVDATADRLRPVFLTTATTVLGLAPLMFETSQQAVFLKPTVVTLVYGLGFGFFLVLLVVPSILAIQEDIRRQTTALRRAAGGHRRAPGLARLVGVAGGLVALIFVGTMGWVFVTGALPWGTGSMGLAAVLFLGGAALVSVVAYGLAVFTGMGRSGRTSPAE from the coding sequence ATGGCGCGGTTTCGCACCTCGGGCGCGGCGGGTGGCATCCTGTCCTATTTCGCGCGCCACGCGACGGTGGCGAACCTGCTTTTCGTCGGGCTTCTGGCGGTCGGACTTATGGCCATGCCGCAGCTGCGCGCGCAGTTCTTCCCCGATGTGATCGAGGACGACATCCGCATCGACATCTCCTGGGAGGGTGCCGGGGCCGAGGACGTGGACGCGGGCATCGTTCAGGTGATCGAACCCGCGCTGCTGGCGGTGGAGGGCGTGGCCGAAAGCGACAGCCGGGCGCGCGAAGGTTCGGCGCGCATCAGGCTCACCTTCGAGCCCAACTATGACATGGCGCAGGCGCTCGATGACGTGAAGGCGGCGGTCGACGGGGTCACGAACCTGCCCGACAATGCCGATGAGCCCAGCGTCACGCGCGGCGGCTGGTCCGACCGGGTCACGGATGTGGTCATCACCGGGCCGGTGGGCGTGGACCAGCTTGCCCGTTTCGCAGACGAGATGGTGGCGCGGCTCTTTGCCGAGGGCGTCACGCGCACCACGATCAACGGCGTCGTCGCGCCCCAGACCGTGGTCGAGGTCACCACCGCCTCGCTCATGCGCAACGACGTCACGCTGACCGAGATCGCCCAAGCCATCGCGGGCGAGGCCGATGCCGCCCCGGCCGGCAACGTGGGCGACGGCACGGCGCGCATCCGGGCCGGGGTCGCCAAGCGCTCGGCCGAGGAGATCGAGGCCATCGTGCTACGCTCGGATCTCGAAGGCAACGCGCTGACCATCGGGGACGTGGCCGAGGTTCGGGTCGAGGGGATCGACCGGGGGCGCACCTTTTTTGTCGGGGCCGACCCTGCCGTGACCATTTCGGTCGCGCGCTCGGCCCAGGGCGATGCCATTGGCATCCAGCGCACGGTCGAAGACGTCGCCGCCGTCCTGCGCCCGATGCTGCCCGAGGGCATGGGGATCGACCTCATCCGCACGCGGGCCGAGATGATCACCGACCGGCTCCAGATCCTGCTCGAGAACGGGGCGCAGGGCCTCGTCCTCGTCCTGATCACCCTCTTTCTGTTCCTCAATGCGCGCACCGCGTTCTGGGTCGCGGCCGGTATCCCGGTCTCGATGCTCACCGCCGTGGCGCTGATGTATGCCTTCGGGCTCACGCTCAACATGATCTCGCTCTTCGCGCTGATCATCACGCTGGGGATCGTGGTGGACGATGCCATCGTGGTGGGCGAACACGCCGATTTCCGGGCGCGCAGGCGGGGCGAAACGCCCATCGAAGCCTCGGAGAACGCGGCGCGACGCATGTTCCTGCCGGTGTTTTCTTCGACACTCACCACGGTCATCGCCTTCTTCGGGCTGACCATGATCGACGGCCGCTTCGGCGAATTCATTCAGGACGTGCCCTTCACCGTCATCGCGGTCCTGCTCGCCTCTCTCATGGAGTGCTTCCTGATCCTGCCCAACCATATGGCCCATGCGCTGGCCCATGTGAACAAGGAACACTGGTATGACTGGCCGTCGCGGCAGGTGAACAAGGGGTTTCGCTGGTTCCGCGAGCGCGTCTTCCGGCCTTTCATGGAGATGGTGGTCACGGCGCGCTACGCGGTGCTGGCGGGCGCTGTCCTGATCCTGTCGACACAGGTTGCGCTCTATATTCGGGGGGACGTGCCCTTCCGGTTCTTCTCGGCCCCGGAACAGGGCACGGTCACGGGCAACTTCGCGATGGTGAACGGGGCCACGCGCGACGACACGCTCGCCATGTTGCAGACGCTGCAGGCCTCCATCGCGGACGTGGGCGAGGCGCTCGAAGCCGAGCATGGCGTCGCGCCTTTCACCTATGTCCTGACCGAAATCGGCGGCTCGTCGGGCCGTGGCCTCGCCAGCGCCGAGGATAAGGACGAGGATCTCCTGGGATCCGTCACCATCGAGCTGATCGACGCGGACCTGCGCCCCTATACGAGCTTCGATATCGTCTCGGCGCTTACCGATGGCCTCCCGCAGTCCTCGCTACTGGAGGAATTCACCTTCCGGGGTGGGCGTTGGGGCCCGGGAGGCGATGCCATCGACGTGCAGCTCATGGGGGCGGATGCCGAGGTGCTGAAGGCCGCCGCCGAAGCGCTCAAGACCGCGCTCGGCGACTTCTCGGAGGTCTCAGCGCTCGAGGACAGTCTCGCCTATGACAAGGAGGAGCTGGTTCTGGAACTGTCGCCGCAGGGACAGGCACTGGGCTTCACCATCGACGACGTGGGGGGCGAGCTGCGCAACCGGCTGTCGGGGATCGAGGCCGCGACCTATCCTGACGGGATGCGCTCGGCCACCATTCGGGTGCAGCTTCCCGACGACGAACTGACGCGGGCCTTCCTCGAGAAAAGCCAGATGCGCACGCCGGAGGGCAGCTATGTGGCGTTGGCCGATGTGGTCTCGATCTCGTCGCGGTCGGGCTTTTCCACGGTGAACCGGGAAAACGGCCTGCGTGTCGTGTCGGTCTCCGGCGACCTTGACGAAAGCGATGGCGAGAGGGCGAGCCAGATCGAGCTTGCCATGGAGGACACCATCCTGCCCCAGATCGCCGAGGACTTCGGCGTGGAATACCGGCTATCTGGGATGAGCGAGCAGGAGGACCAGTTCCTGACCTCGGCCATGTCGGGCTTCGTCCTGTGTCTTGTCGGAATCTTCATCGTGCTCGCCTGGATCTTTTCGAGCTGGACACGGCCGCTTGTCGTGATGGCGATCATTCCCTTCGGGCTGGTGGGCGCGATCTACGGTCACTACCACTGGGACCTCGCGCTTTCGATGTTCTCCATCGTGGGGCTGATCGGCATGGTGGGCATCATCATCAACGACTCGATCGTGCTCGTGTCCACGGTAGATGAATACGCGACCGAACGGGGCATGCGCCATGCCATCGTGGATGCGACGGCGGACCGCCTGCGCCCGGTCTTCCTGACCACGGCGACCACCGTGCTTGGCCTTGCACCGCTCATGTTCGAGACATCGCAACAGGCGGTGTTCCTGAAACCCACGGTGGTCACGCTGGTCTACGGGCTGGGCTTCGGCTTCTTCCTCGTGCTTCTGGTGGTGCCCTCGATCCTCGCCATTCAGGAAGACATCCGGCGCCAGACCACGGCCTTGCGCCGGGCGGCGGGCGGCCATCGGCGCGCGCCGGGGCTGGCCCGGCTGGTCGGTGTCGCCGGCGGGCTAGTCGCGCTGATCTTCGTGGGCACGATGGGCTGGGTCTTCGTCACCGGGGCGCTGCCTTGGGGCACGGGAAGCATGGGGCTCGCGGCGGTGTTGTTCCTTGGTGGGGCGGCTCTGGTCAGCGTGGTGGCCTATGGCCTGGCCGTCTTCACCGGCATGGGTCGAAGTGGCCGGACAAGCCCCGCGGAGTAA
- a CDS encoding efflux RND transporter periplasmic adaptor subunit, protein MRFLRRSLTGLFLVALTLAGLAMAAWIVKGAVETRMAQTGGSMPARERVYTAAVVPVTPETVEPVLEAFGEVVSRRTLEVRASASGRVVELGENFVDGGRVEAGQMLLRIDPTDLEDAVALGRADVAEAEAEVADAEAALLLEQDDLVSARRQVELRQAALDRQQNLSSRGVGLAAELESAEIALSSAQQAVLSARATVNAAQARVASAGIALERTRIALAEAERRLLEATITAQFAGALSDVAALEGRLVQVNEVVATLVDPDALEVSFRLSTAQYLRLLDDDGGLVPAKVTISLDVAGIDMLGQGRIARESAAVGEGQTGRLIFAALDTPRGFRPGDFVTVRIEEPALDGVARLPAAAVSSTGTVLVLGEEDRLSEERVTVVRRQGESVLIEAATLAGREVIAERVPTLGAGIRIRPLREGAEETAAPEEAAMITLDDDRRARLISFVEGSTQMPAPAKERLLTQLRQPEVPQQMVDRIEARMGS, encoded by the coding sequence ATGCGCTTTCTACGACGTTCCCTGACCGGGCTTTTCCTTGTCGCGCTCACTTTGGCGGGGCTGGCCATGGCGGCCTGGATCGTGAAAGGCGCGGTCGAGACCCGGATGGCGCAGACCGGCGGGTCAATGCCCGCGCGCGAGCGGGTCTATACCGCTGCCGTCGTCCCAGTGACGCCCGAAACCGTCGAACCGGTGCTTGAAGCCTTCGGCGAGGTTGTGTCGCGCCGCACGCTCGAGGTGCGGGCGAGTGCCTCGGGGCGGGTCGTGGAACTCGGTGAGAACTTCGTCGACGGGGGCCGGGTTGAAGCCGGGCAGATGCTGCTTCGGATCGACCCGACGGACCTCGAGGACGCCGTGGCGCTGGGCCGGGCCGATGTCGCCGAGGCCGAAGCCGAGGTTGCCGATGCCGAGGCGGCATTGCTTCTGGAGCAGGACGATCTCGTATCCGCGCGGCGACAAGTGGAACTGAGGCAGGCCGCACTCGACCGGCAGCAGAACCTCTCGTCGCGCGGGGTGGGTCTCGCCGCCGAGCTCGAATCCGCCGAGATCGCGCTGTCGTCGGCGCAGCAGGCCGTGCTGTCGGCCCGGGCCACCGTCAACGCGGCGCAGGCCCGGGTCGCGAGCGCCGGGATCGCGCTGGAGCGGACCCGGATCGCCCTGGCCGAGGCCGAGCGGAGGTTGTTGGAGGCGACGATCACGGCGCAATTCGCGGGGGCTCTGTCGGATGTGGCCGCGCTCGAAGGGCGGCTGGTGCAGGTCAACGAGGTCGTGGCGACATTGGTCGACCCCGATGCGCTCGAGGTCAGCTTCCGCCTCTCGACGGCGCAATACCTGCGACTTCTGGATGACGATGGCGGGCTTGTCCCCGCAAAGGTCACGATCTCGCTCGATGTTGCGGGGATCGACATGCTGGGGCAGGGCCGGATCGCGCGCGAAAGCGCGGCGGTGGGCGAGGGCCAGACCGGGCGGCTGATCTTTGCCGCGCTCGACACCCCGCGCGGGTTCCGGCCCGGCGACTTCGTGACGGTCCGGATCGAGGAACCGGCTCTGGACGGCGTGGCGCGGCTTCCTGCCGCCGCAGTTTCGAGCACGGGCACGGTGCTGGTTCTGGGCGAAGAAGACCGGTTGAGCGAAGAGCGCGTGACCGTGGTCCGGCGGCAGGGCGAAAGCGTGCTGATCGAGGCCGCTACGCTCGCCGGTCGCGAGGTGATCGCGGAACGGGTGCCGACGCTGGGGGCGGGCATCCGCATCCGGCCCCTGCGCGAAGGCGCCGAGGAGACGGCCGCACCGGAAGAGGCGGCGATGATCACGCTGGACGACGACCGGCGCGCGCGGCTCATCAGCTTCGTCGAAGGCAGCACCCAGATGCCCGCGCCCGCGAAGGAACGCCTCCTCACCCAGCTTCGTCAACCGGAGGTGCCACAGCAGATGGTCGACCGGATCGAAGCCCGGATGGGGAGCTAG
- a CDS encoding VOC family protein, with the protein MLQSLSLVTLGVTDLARSRAFYTGGFGWPPVFENDSIVFYQMNGFLLSTFLHAALEEDMGGRRLAPNGAFSLAHNVTTRDAVNDVVATLLSHGATLIRQPDEPPHGGYRGYVGDPDGHAWEIAWMPGIMPDADGFVRMEV; encoded by the coding sequence ATGCTCCAATCCCTCTCCCTCGTCACGCTCGGCGTGACAGACCTCGCCCGGTCACGGGCGTTCTATACCGGAGGCTTCGGTTGGCCGCCGGTCTTTGAAAACGACAGCATCGTCTTCTACCAGATGAACGGGTTCCTCCTCTCCACCTTCCTGCACGCTGCGCTGGAAGAAGATATGGGCGGGCGCCGCCTCGCCCCGAACGGGGCCTTCTCGCTGGCTCATAACGTGACCACGCGAGACGCGGTGAACGATGTGGTCGCCACGCTCCTGTCCCATGGCGCGACGCTTATCCGCCAGCCGGACGAACCACCCCATGGCGGCTATCGCGGTTATGTCGGCGATCCCGACGGGCACGCCTGGGAAATCGCCTGGATGCCGGGGATCATGCCTGACGCCGATGGTTTCGTGCGGATGGAGGTCTGA
- the moaB gene encoding molybdenum cofactor biosynthesis protein B, translating into MAERDFIPVRIAVMTVSDTRGPEDDRSGDTLVARLTEAGHLLADRVIVQDERDLIADQLRAWTLDPEVDVVISTGGTGLTGRDVTVEAHRDVYEKEIDAFGTVFTIVSMKKIGTSAVQSRATGGVANGTYLFALPGSTGACKDAWDEILVHQLDYRHNPCNFVEIFPRLDEHKRRK; encoded by the coding sequence ATGGCGGAACGGGATTTCATTCCGGTGCGGATCGCCGTGATGACGGTGTCGGACACGCGCGGGCCGGAGGACGACCGCTCCGGCGACACTTTGGTCGCGCGTCTGACCGAGGCGGGGCATCTGCTCGCCGACCGGGTGATCGTGCAGGACGAGCGTGACTTGATCGCGGACCAGCTGCGCGCCTGGACGCTCGACCCGGAGGTGGACGTGGTGATTTCCACCGGTGGCACGGGGCTCACCGGGCGGGACGTGACGGTCGAGGCGCATCGGGATGTCTACGAGAAGGAAATCGACGCTTTCGGCACGGTCTTCACCATCGTCTCGATGAAAAAGATCGGCACCTCGGCGGTGCAGTCGCGGGCGACGGGCGGCGTGGCCAATGGCACCTATCTTTTTGCGCTGCCCGGATCGACCGGGGCCTGCAAGGATGCCTGGGACGAGATCCTCGTCCATCAGCTCGACTATCGCCACAACCCCTGCAATTTCGTCGAGATTTTTCCGCGTCTCGACGAACACAAGCGACGGAAATGA
- a CDS encoding YqgE/AlgH family protein — translation MDSFPQDLTGKLLVAMPGMGDPRFDHSVVFLCAYSDEGAMGLIINKEVPDVSLNDLLDQLDIDRGRASDGIRVHFGGPVEGGRGFVLHSSEYESSQGTLEVDETFGMTATKDILEDIARGTGPARSLTMLGYAGWGPGQLEGELQQNAWLTVDADMAIVFEPDLGTKWSRALGKLGIDPLVLSSEGGRA, via the coding sequence ATGGACAGCTTTCCCCAAGACCTGACCGGCAAACTCCTGGTCGCCATGCCCGGCATGGGCGATCCGCGGTTCGATCATTCCGTCGTGTTCCTCTGCGCCTATTCCGACGAAGGCGCGATGGGGCTGATCATCAACAAGGAAGTTCCGGACGTGTCGCTGAACGATCTTCTCGACCAGCTCGACATCGACAGGGGACGCGCCAGCGATGGTATCCGTGTGCATTTCGGCGGTCCGGTCGAAGGCGGGCGCGGCTTTGTGCTGCACTCTTCGGAATACGAAAGCAGCCAAGGCACGCTGGAGGTGGACGAAACTTTCGGCATGACCGCGACCAAGGATATCCTCGAGGACATCGCGCGCGGCACGGGGCCAGCGCGGTCCCTGACCATGCTGGGCTATGCCGGCTGGGGGCCGGGGCAGCTCGAAGGCGAGTTGCAGCAGAACGCCTGGCTTACGGTCGATGCCGATATGGCGATCGTCTTCGAGCCCGACCTCGGGACGAAATGGTCCCGGGCGCTGGGCAAGCTGGGCATCGACCCCCTCGTCCTGTCAAGCGAGGGCGGGCGGGCCTGA
- a CDS encoding aspartate carbamoyltransferase catalytic subunit, which translates to MTDTPAGWEGILDDGETILWQGRPLQDFHIALSNVVTIAFGIFFAGFALFWMVGAASMGGGPFWMFGLIHFSVGVGIVFWSIFGSTYSRRNTWYTLTDRRAIVATDFLFKRRSLVSYPVQDALVEFKAGPPDDIIFGHETKRGSKGRTYTVPVGFFRLEDGHAVMRIVRKKIHKVRDYDDEIATDTPPPLPTETLQ; encoded by the coding sequence ATGACCGACACCCCGGCAGGCTGGGAAGGCATCCTCGACGACGGCGAAACGATCCTCTGGCAGGGCCGGCCCCTGCAGGATTTCCACATCGCGCTGTCCAATGTGGTGACGATCGCCTTCGGCATCTTCTTCGCGGGCTTCGCGCTCTTCTGGATGGTCGGCGCGGCCTCGATGGGCGGCGGGCCGTTCTGGATGTTCGGCCTCATCCATTTCTCGGTCGGCGTCGGTATCGTCTTCTGGTCGATCTTCGGCTCGACCTATTCGCGCCGCAACACCTGGTACACGCTGACCGACCGCCGGGCCATCGTCGCCACCGACTTCCTCTTCAAGCGCAGATCGCTGGTCTCCTATCCGGTGCAGGACGCCCTGGTGGAGTTCAAGGCCGGCCCGCCCGATGACATCATCTTCGGCCACGAGACCAAGCGCGGCTCCAAGGGCCGCACCTACACCGTTCCCGTGGGCTTCTTCCGGCTCGAGGACGGCCACGCCGTTATGCGCATCGTCCGCAAGAAGATCCACAAGGTTCGCGACTACGACGACGAGATCGCGACCGATACGCCGCCGCCCCTGCCCACAGAGACCCTGCAATGA
- a CDS encoding metallophosphoesterase, giving the protein MKILAFSDMHQARSRAADIVAASAGADLVIGAGDFGNQRRGVAEAMEMLSGIKAPFVMVPGNNESLAELNAAAPSGAHVLHGTSVEIDGVTFFGIGGGIPPLPGCDWSWDFTEGEAEALLSGATTADVIISHSPPRGIADVVTGLGPVGYLALRETVERVQPKLVVCGHIHDCWGQEGLIGASQVRNLGPTVNWFEV; this is encoded by the coding sequence ATGAAGATCCTTGCCTTTTCCGACATGCATCAGGCGCGCTCACGGGCCGCTGATATCGTCGCAGCGAGTGCCGGGGCGGATCTGGTCATCGGTGCGGGCGATTTTGGAAACCAGCGGCGCGGCGTCGCGGAGGCGATGGAGATGCTGTCAGGCATCAAGGCGCCTTTCGTCATGGTGCCGGGCAACAATGAGAGCCTTGCGGAACTGAATGCCGCCGCACCTTCGGGCGCGCATGTGCTGCATGGGACGAGCGTGGAGATCGACGGCGTAACGTTTTTTGGGATCGGGGGCGGGATACCGCCATTGCCGGGTTGCGACTGGTCGTGGGATTTCACCGAGGGCGAGGCCGAGGCGCTTCTGTCGGGCGCGACGACTGCGGATGTGATCATCTCTCACTCGCCGCCGCGCGGGATCGCGGATGTGGTCACCGGGCTGGGGCCCGTGGGCTATCTCGCGCTCAGGGAAACGGTCGAACGGGTGCAACCGAAGCTCGTGGTCTGCGGGCATATTCACGACTGCTGGGGGCAGGAGGGGCTGATCGGCGCGAGCCAGGTCCGCAACCTTGGTCCCACGGTCAACTGGTTCGAGGTGTGA
- a CDS encoding protein-disulfide reductase DsbD domain-containing protein: MIRTLLVIALATGTATATLAQSVGESVAEDTVLAGEPAQVSLLPGWRMENGNHMAALRVVLADGWKTYWRAPGEGGIPPDFDWSGSLNLEDVTFHWPVPEVIDAGDMETIGYRHELILPIEITPHAPGADVELSADLLMGICEHICVPLESAVSVDLPATTTEADPRIERALANRPDTAEEAGITDVSCTREDLRDGVRVTARLPVPLMGGPEAVVFEAADPQVWVSEAMEHREGGTLVATADLVPPTGRPFPVAGQDLRFTVLGAGRGIDIQGCDEID, translated from the coding sequence ATGATCCGAACGCTTCTTGTCATCGCCCTTGCCACCGGCACCGCCACCGCGACCCTCGCCCAGAGTGTCGGGGAAAGCGTTGCCGAGGATACCGTTCTCGCGGGCGAGCCGGCTCAAGTGTCGCTCCTGCCCGGATGGCGGATGGAGAACGGCAACCACATGGCCGCGCTGCGCGTCGTGCTGGCCGACGGGTGGAAGACCTACTGGCGCGCGCCGGGCGAAGGCGGCATCCCGCCCGATTTCGACTGGTCCGGCTCCCTCAACCTCGAAGACGTGACCTTTCACTGGCCGGTGCCCGAGGTGATCGACGCGGGCGACATGGAGACCATAGGCTACCGTCACGAGTTGATCCTGCCGATCGAGATCACGCCGCACGCCCCGGGTGCTGATGTGGAGCTGTCCGCCGACCTGCTGATGGGCATCTGCGAACATATCTGCGTGCCGCTCGAAAGCGCGGTCTCGGTCGATCTGCCCGCCACCACGACCGAGGCCGATCCGCGCATCGAACGGGCGCTTGCCAACCGGCCGGACACGGCGGAGGAGGCCGGCATCACCGACGTGTCCTGCACGCGCGAAGACCTGCGTGACGGCGTGCGCGTGACCGCGCGTCTCCCGGTGCCGCTCATGGGCGGACCCGAGGCGGTGGTCTTCGAGGCCGCCGATCCGCAGGTCTGGGTCTCCGAGGCGATGGAACACCGCGAAGGCGGCACACTCGTCGCCACCGCCGATCTCGTGCCGCCGACAGGCCGGCCCTTCCCGGTCGCGGGTCAAGACCTGCGCTTTACCGTGCTCGGTGCGGGCCGGGGGATCGACATTCAGGGCTGCGACGAGATCGATTAA